In the genome of Rhodoferax fermentans, one region contains:
- the mgrA gene encoding L-glyceraldehyde 3-phosphate reductase, which yields MSYLAASTRYDSMAYHRCGHSGLKLPAITLGLWHNFGDATPLQTQRDMLHTAFDAGITHFDLANNYGPPYGSAETNFGAHLRRDFKPYRDELIISSKAGYDMWPGPYGQGGGSRKYVLASLDQSLQRMGLDYVDIFYSHRFDPNTPLEETMGALATAVQQGKALYVGVSSYSAAKTREAHAILKSMGVSALIHQPSYSLLNRWVEEDLLDTLGELGMGCIAFSALAQGLLTDKYLNGVPADARINRPGGGSFKPDFLSEKNLKHVRALNEIAQARGQSLAQMATAWVLRDGKVTSALIGASKPAQITELVGALKNLSFSAEELAAIDQQAVEGGINLWQRSSALA from the coding sequence ATGAGCTACCTTGCCGCGTCCACCCGTTATGACAGCATGGCTTATCACCGCTGCGGTCACAGTGGTCTCAAACTCCCCGCCATCACCTTGGGGCTGTGGCACAACTTTGGCGACGCCACGCCACTGCAGACCCAACGCGACATGTTGCACACCGCGTTTGACGCGGGCATCACCCACTTCGACCTGGCCAACAACTACGGCCCACCCTACGGCAGCGCCGAGACCAACTTTGGCGCGCACCTGCGTCGCGACTTCAAACCGTATCGCGACGAACTGATCATCTCGAGCAAGGCCGGTTACGACATGTGGCCCGGCCCTTACGGCCAGGGCGGTGGTTCGCGCAAATATGTGCTGGCCAGCCTGGACCAAAGCCTGCAGCGCATGGGGTTGGACTATGTCGACATTTTTTACAGCCACCGCTTTGACCCCAACACCCCGCTCGAAGAAACCATGGGCGCACTGGCCACGGCGGTGCAACAGGGCAAGGCGCTGTACGTCGGTGTCAGCAGTTATTCAGCCGCCAAAACACGCGAAGCCCACGCGATCCTCAAAAGCATGGGCGTGTCCGCGCTGATCCACCAGCCGTCCTACAGCCTGCTCAACCGCTGGGTGGAGGAAGATTTGCTCGATACCCTGGGCGAGTTGGGCATGGGTTGTATTGCGTTCAGCGCACTGGCGCAGGGGCTGCTGACCGACAAATACCTCAACGGTGTGCCGGCAGACGCGCGCATCAACCGGCCCGGCGGTGGCTCGTTCAAGCCCGATTTCCTCAGTGAAAAAAACCTCAAACACGTGCGTGCGCTCAACGAGATCGCTCAAGCGCGTGGTCAGAGCCTGGCACAGATGGCCACGGCCTGGGTGCTGCGTGATGGCAAGGTCACCTCGGCTTTGATTGGCGCCAGCAAACCGGCGCAAATCACCGAGCTGGTGGGCGCCTTGAAAAACCTGTCGTTTTCGGCAGAAGAACTGGCCGCGATCGACCAGCAGGCGGTCGAAGGTGGCATCAACCTTTGGCAGCGCTCCTCGGCGCTCGCCTAA
- the dbpA gene encoding ATP-dependent RNA helicase DbpA, with product MTASDNTLFNSLPLNPATLDNLAQLGYLSMTPIQATSLPAALAGKDLIAQAQTGSGKTAAFGLALLERLNPRRFAVQSLVLCPTRELADQVTVEIRRLARAMDNIKVVTLCGGVALRGQRASLENGAHIIVGTPGRVMDHLARGYLSLEALNTLVLDEADRMLDMGFFEDIATVTKQCPPERQTLLFSATYPEGIDKLAKQFMRSPERITVAQPTTSESLIEQRFYEVTRPTRFEVVVKLLNHFRPVSTLAFCNTKQQCNELVAYLKQQGVSALALHGDLEQRERDQVLAQFANRSISVLVATDVASRGIDIKELEAVINVDITPDPEVHVHRIGRTGRAGETGLALSLAAMYEMGAVGKIEQYQNQPSVWHKLDELTPKGSGPLLPPMITLQILGGRKEKIRPGDVLGALTADAGYSREQIGKINVTEFTTFVAVQRDIALEAMQKLNVGKVKGKSVKVRLL from the coding sequence ATGACCGCATCCGACAACACCCTGTTCAATTCCCTGCCCCTGAACCCGGCCACCCTGGATAACCTGGCGCAGCTGGGTTACCTGAGCATGACCCCGATCCAGGCGACCAGCCTGCCCGCCGCCCTGGCTGGCAAGGACCTGATTGCCCAGGCGCAAACCGGCAGCGGCAAAACCGCCGCCTTTGGCCTGGCCCTGCTGGAGCGGCTAAACCCGCGCCGTTTTGCGGTGCAGTCGCTGGTGTTGTGCCCAACGCGTGAACTGGCCGACCAGGTCACCGTGGAAATCCGTCGCCTGGCGCGTGCGATGGACAACATCAAGGTGGTGACGCTGTGTGGTGGTGTGGCCTTACGCGGCCAGCGTGCTTCTCTTGAAAACGGCGCCCACATCATTGTGGGCACACCGGGGCGCGTGATGGACCACCTGGCGCGCGGTTACCTGAGCCTGGAAGCCCTGAACACCCTGGTGCTGGATGAGGCCGACCGCATGCTCGACATGGGCTTTTTCGAGGACATCGCCACCGTCACCAAACAGTGTCCGCCAGAGCGCCAGACCCTGTTGTTTTCGGCCACCTACCCGGAAGGCATCGACAAGCTGGCCAAACAGTTCATGCGTTCGCCCGAACGCATCACGGTGGCGCAGCCCACCACCTCAGAGAGCCTGATCGAACAACGTTTTTATGAGGTGACCCGCCCAACCCGTTTTGAGGTGGTGGTCAAGCTGCTCAACCACTTCCGCCCGGTCAGCACACTGGCGTTTTGCAACACCAAACAGCAATGCAACGAGTTGGTGGCATACCTGAAACAACAAGGGGTGAGCGCTTTGGCACTGCATGGTGATCTGGAGCAGCGCGAGCGTGACCAGGTGCTGGCGCAGTTTGCCAACCGCAGCATCTCGGTGCTGGTGGCCACCGACGTGGCCTCGCGCGGCATCGACATCAAGGAGTTGGAGGCGGTGATCAACGTCGACATCACACCCGACCCCGAGGTCCATGTCCACCGCATCGGCCGCACCGGCCGCGCGGGTGAGACCGGCCTGGCACTGAGCCTGGCCGCCATGTACGAGATGGGTGCGGTGGGCAAGATTGAGCAGTACCAAAACCAACCCTCGGTCTGGCACAAACTCGACGAACTCACGCCCAAAGGCAGCGGGCCCTTGCTGCCACCCATGATCACGCTACAAATTTTGGGTGGGCGCAAGGAAAAAATCCGCCCCGGTGATGTGCTGGGCGCCCTCACGGCAGACGCCGGTTACAGCCGCGAGCAGATCGGCAAAATCAATGTCACCGAGTTCACTACGTTTGTGGCGGTGCAGCGTGACATCGCGCTCGAAGCGATGCAGAAACTCAATGTCGGCAAGGTCAAGGGCAAAAGTGTGAAGGTGCGGTTGCTGTAA
- a CDS encoding M48 family metalloprotease, which translates to MRKTLFPLILASALLTGCGSAVLNPVTGQAERSVMSEQDELTEGAKAHQQVLKEYGVVKDAKVQAYVNNLGQRLAKLSHRDHLQWHFTVLDSPEINAFALPGGYVYVTRGIMAYLQTEAELAGVMGHEIGHVTARHGAQRATRQQDAGLGVLAATVLGAVLESQGVSGAGRLASQVSQTAAAGYVASYGREQELQADGLGAEYLARSAYDPRNMVRVIGVLKDQERFVADQARAAGRPAPTGNSWLASHPSNDARLQQITQLATQYQGSYSDEGRDRYLQVLRGLPFGESAEQGLTRGANFYHPVLGFALTAPAGWQIQNEAEQLAVVNATGDAALLVQVVPPTAGKTHEEVIRKLLQPSQGRVERLTLNGLAATHFVGSRTTTQGQIQRLDVTLVSGPQDRMYLLRPAGQSAALRAAQGALAQAQGSFRPLSSAERTAARAWTIKTVAYPRGGFAELARVSPLPSAEQQLRLINGFYTGGEPKVGQLVKVVE; encoded by the coding sequence ATGCGCAAAACCCTGTTTCCTCTTATCTTGGCCAGTGCCCTGCTCACCGGCTGCGGCAGTGCGGTGCTCAACCCGGTCACCGGCCAGGCCGAGCGCTCGGTGATGAGTGAGCAAGATGAACTGACCGAGGGCGCCAAGGCGCACCAGCAGGTGCTCAAGGAGTACGGCGTGGTCAAAGACGCCAAAGTGCAGGCCTATGTCAACAACTTGGGGCAACGCCTGGCCAAACTGTCGCATCGAGACCACTTGCAGTGGCATTTCACCGTGCTTGACAGCCCCGAGATCAACGCTTTTGCGCTGCCTGGCGGTTATGTCTATGTCACACGCGGCATCATGGCCTATTTACAAACCGAGGCCGAGCTGGCCGGGGTGATGGGTCATGAAATTGGCCACGTCACAGCCCGCCACGGTGCCCAGCGCGCCACGCGCCAGCAGGACGCGGGCCTGGGTGTGCTGGCTGCCACGGTCTTGGGTGCGGTGCTGGAGAGCCAGGGTGTCAGTGGTGCCGGGCGGCTGGCCAGCCAGGTGTCGCAGACGGCCGCGGCGGGGTATGTGGCCTCGTATGGGCGCGAGCAGGAATTACAAGCCGACGGCCTGGGTGCCGAGTACCTGGCGCGCAGCGCCTACGACCCGCGCAACATGGTCCGGGTGATTGGTGTGCTCAAAGACCAGGAGCGTTTTGTGGCGGACCAGGCCCGTGCCGCCGGTCGACCGGCACCGACGGGCAACAGCTGGCTGGCTTCGCACCCGAGCAACGATGCGCGCCTGCAGCAGATCACCCAGCTGGCGACCCAGTACCAGGGCAGTTACAGCGACGAAGGGCGTGACCGTTATTTACAAGTGCTGCGTGGCCTGCCCTTTGGAGAGAGTGCCGAGCAGGGGCTGACACGAGGCGCCAACTTCTACCACCCGGTGCTGGGTTTTGCGCTCACCGCCCCGGCAGGTTGGCAGATCCAGAACGAGGCCGAGCAACTGGCGGTGGTCAACGCCACCGGGGATGCCGCCCTGCTGGTGCAGGTGGTGCCGCCCACGGCTGGCAAAACCCACGAGGAGGTGATCCGCAAGCTGCTGCAGCCCAGCCAGGGCAGGGTAGAGCGTTTGACGCTCAACGGACTGGCGGCCACGCATTTTGTCGGCAGCCGCACCACGACCCAGGGCCAGATCCAGCGGCTGGATGTCACGCTGGTCAGTGGTCCGCAAGACCGGATGTACCTGTTGCGCCCGGCCGGTCAAAGTGCCGCCTTGCGTGCGGCCCAGGGCGCGTTGGCCCAGGCCCAAGGCAGTTTCCGGCCTTTGAGTTCGGCTGAGCGAACCGCTGCCCGCGCCTGGACGATCAAAACCGTGGCTTACCCGCGTGGTGGTTTTGCCGAACTGGCGCGCGTGTCACCGCTGCCCAGCGCAGAGCAGCAGCTGCGCCTGATCAACGGGTTCTATACCGGGGGTGAGCCCAAGGTGGGCCAATTGGTCAAGGTGGTGGAGTAA
- a CDS encoding M14 family metallopeptidase has protein sequence MHPLHISTSFDAGAIEVVSLVDPQDIQLKIRPDNASDFAQWFYFCLQGAAGVPVRLNFVNAGQSAYPKGWTDYRVVASYDHQNWFRLDTHFDGQVLSTSFTPAGNSVYLAYFEPYSYERHLDLIGSAANSEHVTLERLGATVDGRDMTLLQLTNAQSPVPLAQRKKIWLIARQHPGESMAEWFVEGFLERLLDEADPVARVLLDQCVFYVVPNMNPDGAVRGNLRTNAAGANLNREWATPSLETSPEVYWVRQKMLEVGVDLNLDAHGDEALPYNFVVGTEDTPGYSPRIAALEEAFKASWLAASPDFQIKHGYPRGKHGEANLTLATNWIGQQFGCLAFTIEMPFKDNANLPDPQVGWNGERSKRLGASVLQPVLAVLNQLRA, from the coding sequence ATGCATCCGCTCCATATTTCCACCAGTTTTGACGCTGGCGCCATCGAGGTTGTCAGCCTGGTCGACCCGCAGGACATTCAGCTCAAGATCCGCCCCGACAACGCCAGCGACTTCGCCCAGTGGTTTTACTTCTGCCTGCAGGGCGCCGCCGGTGTGCCGGTGCGGCTGAACTTTGTCAACGCAGGCCAAAGCGCCTACCCCAAGGGCTGGACCGATTACCGCGTGGTCGCCAGTTACGACCACCAGAACTGGTTCCGGCTCGACACCCACTTTGACGGCCAGGTGCTGAGCACCAGCTTCACCCCGGCGGGCAACAGCGTCTACCTGGCCTACTTCGAGCCGTATTCGTATGAACGGCATCTGGACCTGATTGGCTCGGCCGCCAACTCCGAACATGTGACGCTGGAGCGCCTGGGCGCCACGGTGGATGGCCGCGACATGACCCTGCTGCAGCTCACCAACGCCCAGAGCCCGGTGCCGCTGGCACAACGCAAAAAGATCTGGCTGATCGCCCGCCAGCACCCCGGCGAGAGCATGGCCGAGTGGTTTGTGGAGGGTTTTCTGGAGCGCCTGCTCGACGAGGCCGACCCGGTGGCCCGCGTGTTGCTGGACCAATGTGTGTTTTACGTGGTGCCCAACATGAACCCGGACGGCGCTGTGCGTGGCAACCTGCGCACCAATGCCGCCGGTGCCAACCTGAACCGTGAGTGGGCCACACCGAGTCTGGAGACGTCACCCGAGGTGTATTGGGTGCGCCAGAAGATGCTGGAAGTCGGTGTGGACCTGAACCTGGACGCCCATGGTGACGAGGCCCTGCCCTACAACTTTGTGGTTGGCACCGAAGACACGCCCGGCTACAGCCCGCGCATCGCTGCGCTTGAAGAGGCTTTCAAGGCCAGCTGGTTAGCCGCCAGCCCGGACTTCCAGATCAAACACGGCTACCCGCGCGGCAAACATGGCGAGGCCAACCTGACGCTGGCCACCAACTGGATCGGCCAGCAGTTTGGCTGCCTGGCCTTCACCATCGAGATGCCGTTCAAGGACAACGCCAACCTGCCCGACCCGCAAGTCGGCTGGAACGGTGAACGCTCCAAACGCCTGGGCGCCAGTGTGTTGCAGCCGGTGCTGGCGGTGTTGAACCAGTTGCGGGCCTGA
- the oppF gene encoding murein tripeptide/oligopeptide ABC transporter ATP binding protein OppF — protein sequence MDKQQTPILSVRDVKVAFHFKDKKDWPWSAPRSLKAVNGISFDLHAGETLGVVGESGCGKSTLARALLNLNPANSGSIRWMGQEMQGASPSAWMAVRKDIQMIFQDPLASLDPRMTVAQTIAEPLRTHYPQMSKDEVMEKVRAMMGRVGLTPQQINRYPHEFSGGQCQRIGIARALILSPKLIVCDEPVSALDVSIQAQIINLLKELQKELGLALIFIAHDLAVVRHISHRIMVMYLGRAMEFAEKNALYNEPRHPYTQALLSAIPIPDPELERGKVIQLLQGDLPSPMNPPSGCVFRTRCPKAQAPCAETIPELHTNGADTQVACLLA from the coding sequence ATGGATAAACAACAAACCCCGATCCTGTCGGTACGCGACGTCAAGGTGGCGTTCCACTTCAAGGACAAGAAAGACTGGCCGTGGTCAGCGCCGCGCAGCCTCAAGGCCGTCAACGGCATCTCGTTTGACTTACATGCCGGTGAAACCCTGGGTGTGGTGGGTGAGTCCGGCTGTGGCAAGTCCACGCTGGCGCGGGCCCTGCTGAACCTCAACCCCGCCAACTCTGGGTCAATCCGCTGGATGGGTCAGGAGATGCAAGGTGCCTCACCGAGCGCCTGGATGGCGGTGCGCAAAGACATCCAGATGATTTTCCAGGACCCGCTGGCCAGCCTGGACCCGCGCATGACGGTGGCGCAGACCATTGCCGAACCCTTACGCACCCATTACCCGCAGATGAGCAAGGACGAGGTGATGGAAAAGGTGCGCGCCATGATGGGACGCGTCGGCCTGACACCGCAGCAGATCAACCGCTACCCGCACGAGTTCTCGGGCGGCCAGTGCCAGCGCATCGGCATCGCACGGGCGTTGATTTTGTCGCCCAAGCTGATTGTTTGTGACGAGCCGGTGTCGGCGCTCGACGTGTCGATCCAGGCGCAGATCATCAACCTGCTCAAGGAGTTGCAAAAAGAGCTGGGCCTGGCGCTGATCTTCATTGCGCACGACCTGGCGGTGGTGCGCCACATCAGCCACCGCATCATGGTGATGTACCTGGGCCGTGCCATGGAGTTTGCCGAGAAAAACGCGCTCTACAACGAGCCGCGCCACCCCTACACCCAGGCGCTGCTCTCCGCCATCCCGATCCCCGACCCGGAGCTGGAGCGCGGCAAGGTGATTCAGCTGCTGCAGGGGGACTTGCCCTCACCGATGAACCCACCTTCGGGTTGTGTGTTCCGCACCCGCTGCCCCAAGGCGCAGGCCCCATGTGCCGAGACCATACCCGAGTTGCACACCAACGGCGCGGACACGCAGGTCGCTTGCCTGCTGGCCTGA